In the Ciona intestinalis unplaced genomic scaffold, KH HT000023.2, whole genome shotgun sequence genome, actatataactgataatttagacaactcattagtgaccattgggttggagcaattgccgttaagtgtcttacccaagaacacatacgcccacaatggtagcagcgtcgagccttgaatccattatcTCTGAGTTACAGGcgacgcgctaaccactatgccatcatagataatacatatatgtattatgtattaTCTATGGTGCCACGGCACCGATAACTAAGctttatataatgtatagaaTTCAAGTCACGTATGTTCGTATAAACTTATATACGGACCCTGAGTTTTAgttatttcttgttttaaaatatatttctatggACGTGACATCCAAGCCTGTCATATAAAGTTAACAAGTGCTTTAATTTCGCGGGAAATGTGAGATTTGGCGGGAAATCTTTATTATCCTTGAAACAAGATGGCGGAGGTTGAGATTGAACCAGAGCTTCGGGAAGCTGAAAGACAATATGTGGATTTTCTTGATGATGGggtaattatatatatgtgtgtgttttcaaCCTATGTTAACTAATAGTTGGTTATTTGCGCTCGTGTCAACTTTGCCgcttaaatatgttttaatctttaccacagaaattaaaaagacaaataaaattattggtaatcctttagctggtggtcacctgaaattttggtttaaaaatgttccttaggtctcactgatacccactgtatagtttttttttcaaaaaagtcggGCGtgcgtgtcgaaaattaacttaaaattgcgcgaaaacatgcttcgtcaATTTGGTAAATGTAAccgtttattacgtcacaatcgcggtctgttacgtcacaatagcggtCTGTTAtgtcacaatagtggtatattacatagGTTACAAGACGGCCTTTTTTCCCCACTGTTTTAACGTggaatcaaacgtaacaatacgcattctatgacgtaataatccaacCTTGGTTTAATCCATAACGGCTGGTGTGGAAAATATGGTGACGCAGCGCGATTttgcgcattttcaaagttaattttcgacacgaacgcccaagttctttaaaaaaaaatatacagtgggtatcagtgagacctaaggaacattttgaaaccaaaatttcaggtggccaccagctaaaggattaccaaaattattcatataaaataataatggtCACAGTTAACTCGAGATGAAAGCAACCCCTCACGTTGCAAATATTAGACATGACCCCTAACCCCTCTCACCCTCCCCCCCAGGTCACCGATCAAGGAATCTACGCAGAGTTGGTTCGACAGATGATGGAAAAGAAGAAATGCCGAATCATCGTAAATATAAACGATCTACGTCGGAAAAATGAAACAAGGGCTGTGAGGTAATAATGgtggttatgacatcataactaGTTAGTGTTTGTAAATTGGATCTTGAAGTATTCACTTCGTCGCAACAGtggattgtgatgtaataatgatcaatgtttgaaagttttagaaattcaaaatatttcttttgtgattttaatcaaaatcaaacaatttatACTTTGCAGCAACGACATGaatataaaagttgttttagttGATGAAACcatatattgtaaaaataacaataataatttttgtagATTGTTAAACAATGGCTTTGGTGAGTTGGGGGCTTTCCAACGAGCTTTGAAAAGTTACGTAGCTTCGATCGACGCAACTTTTGCAAAAGATTTCGAAGATTTCTTCGTTGGTTTCGAGGGAAGGTAtgtgatgtctatgtttgtacgtgatgtctatgttggtatgtgatgtctatgttggtatgatatctatgtttgtatgatatctatgtttgtatgatatctatgttatagCTTCGGCAAGAAACACGTGACCCCCCGTACGTTGACATCGTCGTTGTTGGGGAGCATGGTTTGTATCGAAGGAATCGTCACCAAAGCTTCGTTAGTAAGACCCAAGGTGGGTGTTATGTGgttgttatttataaattaactaaataaCAATTCCCCAAAGCAActacaaaacatgattgaatctcaatgAACAGTCAGaagcattttaactaaatgatgaaacgCGATAATAGttgtaaacattgtttgtttaaattcttctgattaaagttataaagtttttgttgcTGCAATAAACCACTTATGACAACACACAGGTTGTACGAAGCGTCCACTATTGCCCCGCCACCAAGAAAACGATGGATCGTCGATACACCgacatgacgtcatcgaatCCGTTCCCCTCGTCCACTGTTTACCCGACCAAAGACGAAGACAACAATCCCCTCGAAACTGAGTTCGGGTTATCTGTTTATAAAGATCATCAAACGTTGACAATAcaggtattatgatgtcatagtcaaGATtgtaacatacattttccGGCTTTTTTGTGCACGGATATTATTACGCTGTATAATCCTTGTCTTTATCAAAAAATGTTGGTCTTGTAAAAAATTGccggtaaaaatatttttttggtccTATAGtaataattatgacatcatattatAGAACGTGGAAGTGTGTACCTTAATATTTTGCTGGATGAACTGTTGcacaattataatatatgtgttagaatattgtttattattccATTATACCACGCAGcaacacaaaatattataatcaACCTTCTGTCAGGAAATGCCGGAGAAAGCTCCCGCAGGACAACTCCCACGTTCGGTTGATGTTGTTGTCGACGATGACCTAGTTGATTGTTGCAAACCCGGTGATCGGGTGCAAATAATCGGCTCGTTCCGTTGCATGCCGGGGAAAAAAGGGGGTCATACTTCGGGGGTGTTCAGGTGGGTGTTTAGGGGGTGTGTGAGAAATCTTGcggcaattgtttgtttgtgatcTCAATTCCAACTTTTCCACTGCCATACAGCGAGGCAACATCAGAGTTTGTcgttatgtgtcttgcccaaggacacccCACAGTGGTAACAGCgttaaatgttataatacaTACACCAGGCAGCAACAAATACTTCATATTCTTCAATGTTAAAACAGCATATTCGTGACAGGACAATGCTGATCGCGAACCACGTAAAAGCGCTGAGTAAGGATGTTGACCCATTGTTTACTGCGGATGACATCGGCAAGATTCGTAAATTCTCCCGTCAGCGAGGATTTGACGTTTTCTCGGCGCTTGCTCGCTCTCTAGCGCCATCTATACACGGCCACGATTATATCAAAAAGGCTGTGTTGTGCATGTTGCTTGGGGGGACTGAGAAGGTGGGTGGGTGTGTTTGGGGGGTTACCGTGGTGTTTGTGTATTCGGTGGCCGAGTTCACATAAGAGACTTTACTTAATGTTCGAACACGAACACCTGTGAGTTTGTAACGAACTTAAACCCCTCAGATCCTGGAGAACGGAACTCGTCTTCGTGGCgacataaacatcttattaATCGGCGATCCAAGCACAGCGAAGTCACAAATGTTGCGTTACGTTTTGTACACCGCCCCGAGAGCTGTAACTACAACTGGAAGGGGAACTACAGGGGTAAGTTGGGGGGGTTCTGTGCATTTAAAGCCACCGTTGTATATGGTGGGTGTATGGTAACGATTACTTGGGCAGTTGTTGCGTGTTGTAACTTAGTGCGCATGCTCCTCATGCCACCTTGTGAGGTTTAAACTTTGTGCTCGGTTcgtttgaaaatatttttctgaatGTTGGGGTGTGGTTTGTGGCGTGGGTTGGATTTATTTGTAACCCCACCCCAGGTTGGGTTAACGGCTGCTGTAACATCGGACGAGGAGACGGGAGAACGACGGTTGGAAGCGGGGGCGATGGTTCTCGCTGATCGGGGGGTTGTGTGCATCGATGAGTTTGATAAGATGAGTGATATTGATCGTACGGCTATTCatgaggtaagatggttcacCCACATTACCTCAATATAACCCACTTTACCCCAAGGTTATGGAGCAAGGAAGGGTAACAGTCGCGAAGGCGGGGATTCATGCGAAGTTGAACGCTCGATGTAGTGTGTTGGCCGCAGCGAATCCGGTTTATGGAAGGGTAAGTTGGGGGGTTGGTTTGGGGGGGGGTGTGTAGGGGTGCTGAATGTTGTTATCATTAATAATGTTTCTTATGTAAACTCTCTTCACTTCCAAGTAATAATTTCTGTCTCAAATCATTCTTTAGTTGAGTTGTGTTCAACCAACCAGTTCGACATCAGACTGTTGAAACATACCTAATATAACCCCCACATTATAATTACCCCCTCCCCCCACATTATAATTACCCCCTCCCCCCACAGTACGACCAATACAAGCCCCCCATGGACAACATAGGAATGCAAGATTCACTTTTATCGAGGTTTGATCTTTTATTCATCGTGCTCGACCAAATGGAACCGGAAGATGATCGTCGGATCTCCGATCACGTTCTTCGTATCCATCGATATCGCTCGCCAGCTGAGCAGGACGGGGATCGTAAGTTTCATGTCGTAATAGTTGGTACAGATGTAGCAGCGCGTTTAATTTTTGGGTTTAAATTAATGTCATAAACTCATACCAAGGAGGGTTTGTAAATATCTGATGCACAAACGAGTTTTCAGTCCTTGCttctttttattcaaattctaCATTTTCATCCAATtatgttctaaaatataaacgcCCCCACAGCAATCACTGCTTCGGTCGATGCCGATATTTTATCGACGCAAGATCCGGATGTTGACGACGAAGAAAAAGAGGAAACTCCCGTTTACGAGAAGCACAATCACCTTCTGCATGGGGATAACACTGGGCGGGGGAAAACTACCAAGTATGTCGTTCAGTTCTTGTATTGTTTATCTaagatgtttaaatatgttacGATAAAAAGTGTCAAACCAAGTGTGGCTGATTTGTATAACATTGTTGTTTCATTGACCTTAACCACAGGTTGGTGAGCATGGCTTTCCTCAAGAAATACATTCATCTCGCTAAAGTTATCAAACCTGTTCTAACACGAGACGCAGCTAATTGTATCGCTGAGGAATACGCAAAGCTAAGGTGTCAAGACCAGGAGAACACGGATGTTGCTAGGGTAGGTGGGGTTGTTCATGCTAACTGCTCTTGCTtcactttaatatattttgtaaatccgaaataatgtttttacagTAAATATGTTTCGGGTTGGTTTGGTTGCATCATGATGTGAACAATCCGGCTTAATGTTATAATGTCgttcttatattttaacaagCTTTAGAAATGCAATCACTTGTTGTAACATTAACCTCTCATAGACGACTCCTGTCACGGCACGGACGTTGGAAACATTGATTCGATTGTCAACGGCGCACGCCAAGTCCAGGTTGTCACGAACTGTGAACATGCGCGACGCCGAGGCTGCTATCGAGCTTGTGCAGTTCGCTTACTTTCATAAGGTGGGTTGGTGATTTGTATtagggacctggggtttaggtgAGAGTTGCCTCCACACATAAGTTGCGTGTTTGTCCTCCTCATGCATGTTGTTTGGTTAGGTGGAAGAGAGAGAGAGGAAAAGAAGAAGGCAAAATGATGAGGAAGAgaatgaagaagaagaagttaTCAATGGAAGTCAAACACGAAAGCGATCGtgagttaaaacaaaatgttgaaaattaattaaatgtgTGAAAGATCTTCTGGCAGTTGTTGGTTTAATGATCTTGTGTTTACATGAGACGCTTAACAGCAGACCCTGATGATGTTTCACTGTAAAGCAAATGAAACGTCGGTcgtttaaaatcacaaaaaaacaaatgacaGAAgattcattttacttttataattcgCCGCAGAATGTGTACATAcacattatacatatatacatacgtACCTTCACAGCAAACAGCATTCAAGTGAGGATCCATACGACTTCGATTCAACGGAAGATGATTTCACACAAAGTATgtgatttttatgtttgtgtgttatatatgatgtttatttgATGTCTATAGTTACGGCACCGGCTGCTACGAAACCTACTGAACCAGAACAAGGAGCACCAATTGTGGCGGAACGACTGAAAAAGTTTCGCTCGATGTTGCACGGAAAGTTTCAAGACGCGCACACACAGAACTTGGGGGTGGAAGAGGTTGGTTGGTTGTGTACTGGATCTAGGTGTTTATGGTTGGGTGTATGtggtatatacatatatgggTGAATATTAAGTTTCAAGATACAAACAACTCTGTTGTTAATAATGTACTTGTATGTCACTCTGCGataatataagttatataaaatatttcgttaTGTTTACTATATGGGGGTAATGCAAGTGACACAACAACTTTAACCAATTCAACAGCAATCAAATATATTAgacataatatttaatgcCCCCCAGATCCTTCAATGGGTGAACACCAAATCCACGGAGCcgtacagtgagcatgaggcgcGCGGGTGCCTCGCGCAGATGATGAACGACAATCAAGTTATGGTTTCCGATGATGTTGTGTTTCTTATATAATAATGACTATTGTTACATCATGTACATTTCTTTGTTAACCAATAAACGTCATTCTCGTTTATAATTAACCATTGTTACGTAGCGATCAATTCATTGTGCGTTTCTAAGAtttaactatgacgtcatagacatTATTATTACGTCGACGCCCGCGGGTCTATTACACGCTTCAACGACGAAAGCAGGAAACCACGGTTAGCGCGACTAGGTCGTTCTAGAAGCAacgtttgtgacatcacagtgcTAATTGTTAgcgt is a window encoding:
- the LOC108950147 gene encoding DNA replication licensing factor MCM3-like, whose amino-acid sequence is MAEVEIEPELREAERQYVDFLDDGVTDQGIYAELVRQMMEKKKCRIIVNINDLRRKNETRAVRLLNNGFGELGAFQRALKSYVASIDATFAKDFEDFFVGFEGSFGKKHVTPRTLTSSLLGSMVCIEGIVTKASLVRPKVVRSVHYCPATKKTMDRRYTDMTSSNPFPSSTVYPTKDEDNNPLETEFGLSVYKDHQTLTIQEMPEKAPAGQLPRSVDVVVDDDLVDCCKPGDRVQIIGSFRCMPGKKGGHTSGVFRTMLIANHVKALSKDVDPLFTADDIGKIRKFSRQRGFDVFSALARSLAPSIHGHDYIKKAVLCMLLGGTEKILENGTRLRGDINILLIGDPSTAKSQMLRYVLYTAPRAVTTTGRGTTGVGLTAAVTSDEETGERRLEAGAMVLADRGVVCIDEFDKMSDIDRTAIHEVMEQGRVTVAKAGIHAKLNARCSVLAAANPVYGRYDQYKPPMDNIGMQDSLLSRFDLLFIVLDQMEPEDDRRISDHVLRIHRYRSPAEQDGDPITASVDADILSTQDPDVDDEEKEETPVYEKHNHLLHGDNTGRGKTTKLVSMAFLKKYIHLAKVIKPVLTRDAANCIAEEYAKLRCQDQENTDVARTTPVTARTLETLIRLSTAHAKSRLSRTVNMRDAEAAIELVQFAYFHKVEERERKRRRQNDEEENEEEEVINGSQTRKRSKQHSSEDPYDFDSTEDDFTQITAPAATKPTEPEQGAPIVAERLKKFRSMLHGKFQDAHTQNLGVEEILQWVNTKSTEPYSEHEARGCLAQMMNDNQVMVSDDVVFLI